From a single Nitrogeniibacter mangrovi genomic region:
- the efp gene encoding elongation factor P: MKTAQELRSGNVIMVGSDPLVVQKTEYNKSGRNAAVVKMKLKNLLTGSATESVYKADDKFEVVILERKEVTYSYFADPMYVFMDEEYNQYEVEAENMTDALKYLEDGLACEVVFYNGKAISVELPNSVVREVTYTEPAVKGDTSGKVLKPAKIGTGFELMVPAFVEIGDKIEIDTRTDEYKNRVK; the protein is encoded by the coding sequence ATGAAAACTGCTCAGGAACTGCGCTCCGGCAACGTGATCATGGTGGGCAGCGACCCGCTGGTGGTGCAGAAGACCGAATACAACAAGTCCGGCCGCAACGCCGCGGTCGTGAAGATGAAGCTCAAGAACCTGCTGACCGGTTCGGCCACCGAGTCGGTGTACAAGGCGGACGACAAGTTCGAGGTGGTGATCCTCGAGCGCAAGGAAGTGACCTACTCCTACTTCGCCGACCCGATGTACGTGTTCATGGACGAGGAGTACAACCAGTACGAGGTCGAGGCCGAGAACATGACCGACGCCCTCAAGTACCTGGAAGACGGCCTGGCCTGCGAAGTGGTGTTCTACAACGGCAAGGCCATCTCCGTGGAACTGCCCAATTCCGTGGTGCGTGAAGTCACCTACACCGAGCCGGCCGTCAAGGGCGATACCTCGGGCAAGGTGCTCAAGCCGGCCAAGATCGGCACCGGCTTCGAGCTGATGGTGCCGGCCTTCGTCGAGATCGGCGACAAGATCGAGATCGACACCCGTACCGACGAGTACAAGAACCGCGTCAAGTAA
- a CDS encoding LysR family transcriptional regulator codes for MNRWEGMEAFVAVAQAGHFSRAAEQLGVSTSHISRQIARLEESLQTRLFYRSTRQVSLTESGQAFLLHCRQLQDGYDEAIRVVQDLATTPKGLLRMTCAVAYGERFIVPLVNEFMARHPGLQVEMDLSNRPEDILHEGLDMAIRLGRVPDSRLVATRLAPRRMYLCAAPEYLDRHGAPHSLSELTRHNCLIGTSDVWHFQAGGREVAVRPHGNWRCNSGSAVLDAALRGFGLCHLPDYYVLDPIRDGRLRALLPGHQPQDTAVWAMVPQQRHLSPKVRLLIDHLKSGLAALPVYAAMQA; via the coding sequence ATGAATCGATGGGAAGGCATGGAAGCCTTCGTCGCGGTGGCGCAGGCGGGTCACTTTTCGCGCGCGGCCGAACAGCTCGGGGTGTCGACCTCGCACATCAGCCGGCAGATCGCCCGGCTGGAGGAATCGTTGCAGACCCGCCTGTTCTATCGCAGCACACGGCAGGTCTCGCTCACCGAATCGGGCCAGGCCTTCCTGCTCCACTGCCGCCAGCTGCAGGATGGTTACGACGAGGCGATCCGGGTGGTCCAGGATCTGGCCACGACCCCCAAGGGGCTGTTGCGCATGACCTGCGCGGTGGCCTACGGGGAGCGTTTCATCGTCCCCCTGGTCAACGAGTTCATGGCCCGCCACCCGGGGCTGCAGGTGGAGATGGACCTATCCAACCGCCCCGAGGACATCCTTCATGAAGGCCTCGACATGGCCATCCGCCTCGGGCGCGTGCCCGACTCGCGCCTGGTGGCCACCCGCCTCGCGCCGCGGCGCATGTATCTGTGCGCCGCCCCCGAGTATCTGGACCGCCATGGCGCGCCCCACAGCCTCTCGGAACTGACCCGCCACAACTGCCTGATCGGCACCTCCGACGTGTGGCATTTCCAGGCCGGCGGCCGCGAGGTGGCCGTCCGGCCGCACGGCAACTGGCGCTGCAACAGCGGCAGCGCGGTCCTCGATGCCGCCCTGCGCGGCTTCGGCCTGTGCCACCTGCCCGACTACTACGTGCTCGATCCCATCCGCGACGGCCGGCTGCGCGCGCTGCTCCCCGGCCATCAACCCCAGGACACCGCGGTGTGGGCCATGGTGCCTCAGCAGCGCCACCTCTCGCCCAAGGTGCGTCTGCTCATCGATCACCTCAAGAGCGGTCTGGCGGCGCTGCCGGTGTACGCGGCCATGCAGGCGTGA
- a CDS encoding S-(hydroxymethyl)glutathione dehydrogenase/class III alcohol dehydrogenase, with amino-acid sequence MMIKSRAAVAWKAGAPLEITEVDVAPPKKGEVLVRIVATGVCHTDAFTLSGADPEGIFPSILGHEGGGIVEAVGEGVTSVAVGDHVIPLYTPECGECKFCKSGKTNLCQAIRATQGKGLMPDGTSRFSKDGETLFHYMGTSTFSEYTVLPEIAVAKINKEAPLEKVCLLGCGVTTGIGAVMNTAKVEPGSTVAVFGLGGIGLSAIIGAVMAKASRILAIDVNPGKFEIAKQLGATECVNPLDYDKPIQEVIVDLTDGGVDYSFECIGNVKVMRSALECCHKGWGESVIIGVAGAGEEICTRPFQLVTGRVWRGSAFGGVRGRSELPGYVERAQKGEIPLDTFITHTMGLNDINQAFDLMHEGKSIRSVIHYDM; translated from the coding sequence ATAATGATCAAGTCGCGTGCTGCGGTGGCCTGGAAGGCCGGTGCCCCGCTGGAAATCACCGAAGTGGACGTGGCGCCGCCGAAGAAGGGCGAGGTGCTGGTGCGCATCGTCGCCACCGGCGTGTGCCACACCGATGCCTTCACCCTGTCCGGCGCCGATCCGGAGGGCATCTTCCCGTCGATCCTCGGCCATGAGGGGGGCGGCATCGTCGAGGCGGTGGGCGAGGGTGTCACCTCGGTGGCGGTCGGCGATCATGTGATTCCGCTCTACACGCCCGAGTGCGGCGAGTGCAAGTTCTGCAAGTCGGGCAAGACCAACCTGTGCCAGGCGATCCGTGCCACCCAGGGCAAGGGCCTGATGCCGGACGGCACCAGCCGCTTCTCCAAGGACGGCGAGACCCTGTTCCATTACATGGGCACCTCGACCTTCTCCGAATACACCGTGCTGCCCGAGATCGCGGTGGCCAAGATCAACAAGGAAGCGCCGCTGGAGAAGGTGTGCCTGCTCGGCTGCGGCGTCACCACCGGTATCGGCGCGGTGATGAACACCGCCAAGGTGGAACCGGGCTCGACGGTGGCGGTGTTCGGCCTCGGCGGCATCGGTCTGTCGGCCATCATCGGCGCGGTCATGGCCAAGGCCAGCCGGATCCTGGCGATCGACGTGAACCCGGGCAAGTTCGAAATCGCCAAGCAGCTCGGCGCCACCGAGTGCGTGAACCCGCTCGATTACGACAAGCCGATCCAGGAAGTGATCGTGGACCTGACCGACGGCGGGGTGGACTACTCCTTCGAGTGCATCGGCAACGTCAAGGTGATGCGTTCGGCGCTGGAGTGCTGCCACAAGGGCTGGGGCGAGTCGGTGATCATCGGCGTGGCCGGCGCGGGCGAAGAGATCTGCACCCGTCCGTTCCAGCTGGTGACCGGCCGGGTGTGGCGCGGTTCGGCCTTCGGCGGCGTGCGCGGTCGTTCCGAGCTGCCCGGCTACGTGGAGCGTGCGCAGAAGGGCGAGATCCCGCTGGACACCTTCATCACCCACACCATGGGGCTGAACGACATCAACCAGGCCTTCGATCTGATGCACGAGGGCAAGAGCATCCGTTCGGTCATCCACTACGACATGTAA
- the fghA gene encoding S-formylglutathione hydrolase, whose protein sequence is MDANLELIASNKSFGGWHKRYRHRSTANGCDMVFAIYLPPAAETGPVPVLYWLSGLTCTDENFMQKAGAQRVAAELGIAIVAPDTSPRGEDVPDDPEGAYDFGLGAGFYVNATQAPYNRHYHMYDYVTKELPALVEAHFPVTDRRAISGHSMGGHGALICAFRNPGRYVSVSAFSPICAPMDCPWGQKALGRYLGDNREAWAQWDASRLIGEAGERLPLLVDQGSEDGFLEEQLLTHRLVDAAKAADHPATIRMQAGYDHSYYFIASFIEDHLRHHGAALLD, encoded by the coding sequence ATGGATGCGAATCTCGAACTGATCGCCAGCAACAAGAGCTTCGGCGGCTGGCACAAGCGTTACCGACACCGCTCGACCGCCAACGGCTGCGACATGGTGTTCGCCATCTACCTGCCGCCAGCGGCCGAAACCGGGCCGGTGCCGGTGCTCTACTGGCTCTCGGGGCTCACCTGCACGGATGAGAATTTCATGCAGAAGGCCGGCGCCCAGCGGGTGGCGGCCGAGCTGGGCATCGCCATCGTCGCGCCGGACACCAGTCCGCGCGGCGAGGACGTGCCCGACGATCCGGAAGGCGCCTACGACTTCGGCCTCGGCGCCGGTTTCTACGTGAATGCCACCCAGGCACCCTACAACCGGCACTATCACATGTACGACTATGTGACCAAGGAGCTGCCGGCGCTGGTCGAGGCACACTTCCCGGTCACTGATCGGCGCGCCATCAGCGGTCATTCCATGGGCGGGCACGGGGCGCTGATCTGTGCCTTCAGGAACCCCGGCCGCTATGTGTCGGTGTCGGCCTTCTCGCCCATCTGCGCCCCCATGGATTGTCCCTGGGGCCAGAAGGCGCTGGGTCGCTACCTGGGCGACAACCGGGAGGCGTGGGCACAGTGGGACGCCTCGCGGCTCATCGGCGAGGCCGGTGAGCGCCTGCCACTGCTGGTGGACCAGGGCAGCGAGGACGGATTCCTCGAAGAGCAGCTGCTCACCCACCGCCTCGTCGACGCGGCCAAGGCGGCGGACCACCCGGCGACCATCCGCATGCAGGCCGGATACGACCACAGCTACTACTTCATCGCGAGCTTCATCGAAGATCACCTGCGCCATCACGGCGCCGCGCTCCTCGATTGA
- a CDS encoding AmpG family muropeptide MFS transporter: MSDGARPRRDWREVVLNQRMLVCIFTGFASGLPLYLLLNLVPAWLRTEGLSLKTIGAFALIQFPYTWKFLWAPLLDRFGILPAMGRRRSWMLVTQVVLLAAVAWLGRLHPAEQLTLVITLTAVIALASATLDIALDAFRREILPDEELGLGNAIHVNAYRIAGLVPGSLSLILADHLPWQEVFLITSAFVLPGMIMTLLVREPTAAVTRPRTLRDAVVEPFHEFFTRHGVQSALLVLAFIFLYKLGDSLCTALATPFYLDMGYSKTEIGIIAKNAGLWPMVIGGILGGLWMVKLGINRALWLFGVVQLVTILGFVWLAWLGPAPADAGRLAVLATVIAGEAVGAGLGTTAFVAFMARATHPAYTATQLALFTSLMAVPRTFINASAGWLIEWLGGYLPFFMLCFVLAFPGMLLLLKVAPWHERPEDASPRTVS; the protein is encoded by the coding sequence ATGAGTGATGGCGCGCGCCCGCGGCGCGACTGGCGTGAGGTGGTCCTCAACCAGCGCATGCTGGTGTGCATCTTCACCGGTTTCGCCTCGGGCCTGCCGCTCTACCTGCTGCTCAACCTGGTGCCGGCGTGGCTGCGCACCGAGGGCCTGTCGCTCAAGACCATCGGCGCCTTCGCGCTGATCCAGTTTCCCTACACCTGGAAATTCCTGTGGGCGCCCCTGCTCGATCGCTTCGGCATCCTTCCGGCCATGGGTCGGCGGCGCAGCTGGATGCTGGTCACCCAGGTCGTGTTGCTGGCCGCGGTGGCCTGGCTCGGCCGTCTCCATCCGGCCGAACAGCTGACCCTGGTGATCACGCTCACCGCCGTCATCGCCCTGGCCTCGGCCACCCTCGACATCGCCCTGGACGCCTTCCGCCGCGAGATCCTGCCCGACGAAGAACTTGGGCTGGGTAACGCGATCCATGTGAACGCCTATCGCATCGCCGGCCTGGTACCCGGATCGCTGTCGCTGATCCTGGCCGACCACCTGCCCTGGCAGGAGGTGTTCCTGATCACCTCGGCCTTCGTGCTGCCTGGCATGATCATGACGTTGCTGGTGCGCGAACCCACCGCCGCCGTGACCCGGCCGCGCACCCTGCGCGATGCGGTGGTCGAGCCCTTCCACGAATTCTTCACCCGCCACGGGGTGCAGTCCGCCCTGTTGGTGCTGGCCTTCATCTTCCTCTACAAGCTCGGCGACTCCCTGTGCACCGCGCTGGCCACGCCCTTCTACCTCGACATGGGCTACAGCAAGACGGAGATCGGCATCATCGCCAAGAACGCCGGCCTGTGGCCGATGGTGATCGGCGGCATCCTCGGCGGCCTGTGGATGGTCAAGCTGGGCATCAACCGCGCCCTGTGGCTGTTCGGCGTGGTGCAGTTGGTGACCATCCTCGGTTTCGTGTGGCTGGCCTGGCTCGGCCCCGCGCCTGCGGATGCCGGGCGCCTGGCGGTGCTGGCCACGGTGATCGCGGGCGAGGCGGTCGGCGCCGGCCTGGGGACCACCGCCTTCGTCGCCTTCATGGCGCGCGCCACCCATCCGGCCTACACCGCTACCCAGCTGGCCCTGTTCACCAGCCTGATGGCGGTGCCGCGCACCTTCATCAATGCCTCGGCGGGCTGGCTGATCGAATGGCTGGGCGGTTATCTGCCCTTCTTCATGCTGTGCTTCGTGCTCGCCTTTCCCGGCATGCTGCTCCTGCTCAAGGTCGCGCCCTGGCACGAGCGCCCCGAGGATGCTTCTCCCAGGACGGTTTCATGA
- a CDS encoding uracil-DNA glycosylase family protein yields MTHALVEAAAQLRDAVDALRFSAPVTHVYNPLDYAWAVHEAYLERYGSGNKQVVLVGMNPGPFGMVQTGVPFGEIAMVRDWMGLDGVVGKPAYESPKRPVEGFACSRSEVSGRRLWGLFAERFGTAEAFFRDHFVANYCPLAFLDGGRNVTPDKLPAAETAPLFAACDAHLHALVSALEPVWVIGVGAWAQKRAEGVLADLPVRIGRVLHPSPASPAANRGWAEAATRQLVEQGVWPAA; encoded by the coding sequence ATGACCCATGCCCTTGTCGAGGCCGCCGCGCAGCTGCGCGACGCGGTCGATGCGCTGCGTTTTTCCGCGCCGGTCACCCATGTGTACAACCCGCTCGACTATGCCTGGGCGGTGCACGAGGCCTATCTGGAACGCTATGGCAGCGGCAACAAGCAGGTGGTGCTGGTGGGTATGAACCCGGGGCCCTTCGGCATGGTGCAGACCGGCGTGCCCTTCGGCGAGATCGCCATGGTGCGCGACTGGATGGGGCTGGACGGGGTGGTCGGCAAGCCGGCGTACGAGAGCCCGAAGCGGCCGGTCGAGGGCTTCGCCTGCTCCCGCTCGGAAGTCAGCGGGCGGCGCCTGTGGGGGTTGTTCGCCGAGCGCTTCGGCACCGCAGAGGCCTTCTTTCGCGATCACTTCGTCGCCAACTATTGCCCCCTGGCCTTCCTCGACGGCGGCCGCAATGTCACGCCCGACAAGCTGCCCGCCGCCGAGACCGCGCCGCTGTTCGCGGCCTGCGACGCCCATCTGCATGCGCTGGTCAGCGCGCTCGAGCCGGTGTGGGTCATCGGTGTCGGCGCCTGGGCGCAGAAGCGCGCCGAGGGAGTGCTCGCGGATCTGCCGGTGCGCATCGGCCGCGTCCTCCATCCGAGTCCGGCCAGCCCGGCGGCGAACCGGGGCTGGGCCGAGGCGGCGACCCGGCAGCTGGTCGAACAGGGGGTGTGGCCCGCCGCCTGA
- a CDS encoding ROK family protein yields the protein MRIGIDLGGTKIEAIALDAQGVARLRRRVPTPQGDYPATVAAIVDLVRGLEASLDARATVGIGTPGAPSRVDGRMKNANSTCLIGQPLQADLEAALGRPVRLANDANCLAVSEATDGAAAGAAVVFGVIVGTGVGGGIVVDGRPLVGANAIAGEWGHNPLADPEPARPCYCGRLGCVETWLSGPGLAADHAQHSGQRRDARQIVDAAAAGDADCERSLQRYEARLARALATVINILDPEVIVLGGGLSQLARLYENVPRLWVPHVFSDTIATRLVPPMHGDSSGVRGAAWLWPQEVRT from the coding sequence ATGCGAATCGGCATCGATCTGGGCGGCACCAAGATCGAAGCGATCGCGCTTGACGCACAGGGCGTCGCGCGCCTGCGCCGTCGCGTACCCACGCCCCAGGGCGACTATCCGGCCACCGTCGCCGCCATCGTCGATCTCGTGCGCGGGCTCGAAGCATCGCTGGACGCGCGCGCCACTGTCGGCATCGGCACGCCCGGCGCGCCCTCGCGGGTGGACGGGCGCATGAAGAACGCCAATTCCACCTGTCTCATCGGCCAGCCGCTGCAGGCGGACCTGGAAGCGGCGCTCGGGCGCCCCGTCCGACTCGCCAATGACGCCAACTGCCTCGCCGTGTCCGAAGCCACCGACGGCGCCGCCGCCGGTGCCGCGGTGGTGTTCGGCGTCATCGTCGGCACCGGCGTGGGGGGCGGCATCGTCGTCGACGGCCGGCCCCTGGTGGGCGCCAACGCCATCGCCGGCGAGTGGGGCCACAATCCGCTCGCCGACCCGGAACCGGCGCGGCCGTGCTACTGCGGCCGGCTCGGCTGCGTGGAGACCTGGCTGTCGGGGCCGGGGCTGGCGGCCGATCATGCGCAGCACAGCGGCCAGCGACGCGACGCGCGTCAGATCGTCGACGCCGCGGCCGCGGGCGATGCCGATTGCGAGCGCAGCCTGCAACGCTACGAGGCGCGCCTGGCCCGGGCGCTGGCCACGGTGATCAACATCCTCGATCCGGAGGTGATCGTGCTCGGCGGCGGGCTCTCCCAGCTCGCCCGCCTGTACGAGAACGTGCCGCGCCTGTGGGTGCCGCACGTGTTCTCCGACACCATCGCCACCCGCCTCGTCCCCCCCATGCATGGCGACAGTTCGGGCGTGCGCGGCGCCGCCTGGCTGTGGCCTCAGGAGGTCCGCACATGA
- a CDS encoding MOSC domain-containing protein has translation MTQDTWQPVGVFVGGLRPLPPEGQMTGMYKARQGGPVRCGVEGIEGDRQGDRRVHGGPDKAVHLYPADHYARLAELMPDCPVALGAGVLGENLSVAGIDEARVCIGDVFALGEVRLQVSQLRRPCWKISHRLGVDAASRLVADHGLNGWYFRVVDGGLIPPEGTLTLVDRPAPAMTLARLWAVEQAHRPAIDEVRALAATPGLAAQWAQRLRQRADWLERHPG, from the coding sequence ATGACTCAGGATACCTGGCAGCCGGTCGGCGTCTTCGTCGGCGGCCTGCGCCCCTTGCCTCCCGAAGGCCAGATGACCGGCATGTACAAGGCGCGCCAGGGAGGGCCGGTGCGTTGCGGCGTCGAAGGCATCGAAGGCGACCGCCAGGGCGACCGCCGCGTGCATGGGGGGCCCGACAAGGCGGTGCATCTGTATCCGGCGGACCACTACGCCCGGCTCGCCGAGCTGATGCCCGACTGCCCGGTGGCGCTCGGGGCCGGCGTGCTCGGCGAGAATCTCTCGGTCGCGGGGATCGACGAGGCGCGGGTATGCATCGGCGACGTGTTCGCCCTCGGCGAGGTGCGCCTGCAGGTGAGCCAGCTGCGCCGCCCGTGCTGGAAGATCAGCCACCGGCTCGGCGTGGACGCGGCCTCGCGCCTGGTGGCGGACCACGGTCTCAATGGCTGGTACTTTCGCGTTGTCGACGGCGGCCTGATCCCGCCCGAAGGCACGCTGACCCTCGTCGACCGCCCCGCCCCCGCCATGACGCTCGCGCGCCTGTGGGCGGTCGAACAGGCCCATCGCCCCGCCATCGACGAAGTGCGCGCCCTCGCCGCCACCCCCGGTCTGGCGGCCCAATGGGCCCAGCGGCTCCGCCAGCGCGCCGACTGGCTCGAACGCCACCCCGGCTGA
- a CDS encoding PGDYG domain-containing protein — MTIHIKRLSDGGMSADAELPPAQRAVKKPIPLEVRRMPEAFTVETLEGTMQGKAGDWLITGVDGEVYPCDADIFARTYEVVG, encoded by the coding sequence ATGACCATCCACATCAAGCGCCTGTCCGACGGTGGGATGTCCGCCGACGCCGAGCTGCCCCCCGCGCAGCGCGCGGTCAAGAAGCCCATCCCCCTGGAGGTGCGTCGCATGCCGGAAGCCTTCACCGTGGAGACCCTGGAAGGCACCATGCAGGGCAAGGCGGGGGACTGGCTGATCACCGGCGTGGATGGCGAGGTGTATCCGTGCGATGCGGACATCTTCGCGCGGACGTACGAGGTGGTCGGGTAG
- a CDS encoding primosomal protein N', protein MSIVRVALPVPIPQLFDYSCDSATHEDIGRCVRVNFGRRQETGVIVDLPTESDIDPARLKPVEHLLREVPPLPGDWLALTAFVARYYHVPQGEVIALALPPDLRRADEVDDRDTDPLLALTPAGRQAHDEGGRPSKARHLLAQLQAAGPTRKSVLRTWPEGTACADLLRRRWIYAVRPQNPARTAGALPTLTDEQGQVIDTVAAHAGGFAAYLLQGVTGAGKTEVYLRLIERALAAGRQVLVLVPEIALTPQLEQRVVGRFPDADIVALHSGVADGARSRGFVRAMKGEADIVLGTRLAIFTPLPRLGLIVVDEEHDPSYKQQEGVRYSARDLAVWRARQREVPLVLGSATPSLESWRHAEQGRYTRLRLTQRAIATHLPTVRLIDTRRIKLEDGLSPALIKALGERLERREQSLLFLNRRGYAPVLSCPACDWISACPHCSANCVVHLKDRRLRCHHCGHDTSIPHACPECGNQDLKPLGRGTQKLEEGLVARFPEARILRVDRDAARSRKHWLELLARIHAGEADILVGTQMMAKGHDFPRLTLVGVIGADGALYAADFRAPERLFQQMMQVGGRAGRAALAGEVLIQTEFPDHPLFQCLQRQDTDAFARMALAEREEANFPPFTFQAMLSADAPVLDDALDFLTRASDCIRSDAPGGIFLYDPVPMRMTRLARRERAQLLVESASRAALQGFLSEWMRRLYRLGTARDVRWRMDVDPLDV, encoded by the coding sequence ATGTCGATCGTCCGTGTCGCGCTTCCTGTCCCGATTCCCCAACTGTTTGATTATTCGTGTGATTCCGCCACACACGAAGACATAGGCCGATGCGTGCGCGTCAATTTCGGGCGTCGTCAGGAGACCGGCGTCATCGTCGATCTACCCACCGAAAGTGATATCGATCCGGCCCGGCTCAAGCCGGTGGAGCACCTCCTGCGCGAGGTTCCGCCGCTGCCGGGCGACTGGCTCGCGCTGACCGCCTTCGTCGCCCGCTACTACCACGTCCCCCAGGGCGAAGTGATCGCCCTCGCCCTGCCGCCCGACCTGCGTCGCGCCGACGAGGTGGACGACCGCGACACCGACCCCCTGCTCGCCCTCACCCCGGCCGGCCGCCAAGCCCACGACGAAGGCGGGCGGCCATCGAAGGCACGTCACCTGCTCGCGCAACTCCAGGCGGCCGGCCCGACGCGCAAGTCGGTGCTCCGCACCTGGCCCGAGGGCACCGCCTGCGCCGATCTGCTCCGGCGCCGATGGATCTATGCCGTCCGCCCGCAGAACCCGGCGCGCACCGCCGGCGCCCTGCCCACGCTCACCGACGAACAAGGCCAGGTCATCGACACCGTCGCCGCCCATGCCGGCGGCTTCGCCGCCTACCTGCTGCAGGGGGTGACCGGCGCGGGCAAGACCGAGGTCTACCTGCGCCTCATCGAGCGCGCCCTGGCGGCGGGCCGCCAGGTGCTGGTGCTGGTGCCCGAGATCGCGCTCACCCCCCAGCTCGAACAGCGCGTCGTCGGGCGCTTTCCCGATGCCGACATCGTCGCCCTGCACTCGGGCGTCGCCGACGGCGCCCGCTCGCGCGGCTTCGTGCGCGCCATGAAGGGCGAGGCCGACATCGTGCTCGGCACCCGGCTGGCCATCTTCACCCCGCTGCCGCGCCTCGGCCTCATCGTGGTGGACGAAGAACACGACCCGTCCTACAAGCAGCAGGAAGGGGTGCGCTACTCGGCGCGGGACCTGGCCGTGTGGCGCGCGCGCCAGCGCGAGGTGCCGCTGGTGCTCGGCTCCGCCACCCCGTCGCTGGAGAGCTGGCGCCATGCCGAGCAGGGCCGTTACACCCGGCTGCGTCTCACCCAGCGTGCCATCGCCACGCATCTGCCCACGGTGCGGCTCATCGACACCCGCCGCATCAAGCTCGAGGACGGCCTCTCGCCGGCCCTGATCAAGGCCCTCGGAGAACGCCTCGAACGCCGGGAACAGAGCCTGCTGTTCCTCAACCGGCGCGGCTACGCCCCGGTGCTCTCCTGCCCCGCCTGCGACTGGATCAGCGCCTGCCCGCACTGCTCGGCCAACTGCGTGGTGCACCTGAAGGACCGGCGCCTGCGCTGCCACCACTGCGGCCACGACACGTCCATCCCCCATGCCTGCCCGGAGTGCGGCAACCAGGATCTCAAGCCCCTCGGGCGCGGCACCCAGAAACTCGAGGAAGGCCTCGTCGCCCGCTTCCCCGAGGCGCGCATTCTGCGCGTGGACCGGGACGCCGCGCGCTCGCGCAAGCACTGGCTCGAACTGCTCGCGCGCATCCACGCCGGCGAGGCCGACATCCTCGTCGGCACCCAGATGATGGCCAAGGGCCACGACTTTCCGCGCCTCACCCTGGTCGGCGTGATCGGCGCCGACGGCGCCCTCTATGCCGCCGACTTCCGCGCCCCGGAACGCCTGTTCCAGCAGATGATGCAGGTCGGCGGTCGCGCCGGGCGGGCCGCGCTGGCCGGCGAGGTCCTCATCCAGACCGAATTCCCCGACCACCCGCTGTTCCAGTGCCTGCAGCGCCAGGACACCGACGCCTTCGCGCGCATGGCCCTGGCCGAACGGGAAGAAGCCAACTTCCCTCCCTTCACCTTCCAGGCCATGCTGAGCGCCGACGCCCCGGTGCTCGACGACGCCCTCGACTTCCTCACCCGCGCCAGCGACTGCATCCGCAGCGACGCCCCCGGCGGCATCTTCCTCTACGACCCCGTGCCCATGCGCATGACGCGGCTGGCGCGCCGCGAACGCGCGCAACTGCTCGTCGAATCGGCCTCGCGGGCCGCGCTGCAGGGCTTTCTCAGCGAATGGATGCGCCGGCTCTACCGGCTCGGCACCGCGCGCGACGTGCGCTGGCGGATGGATGTGGATCCACTGGACGTGTAA
- the hemE gene encoding uroporphyrinogen decarboxylase — protein sequence MSPLRNDTFLRALLRQSTDYTPLWLMRQAGRYLPEYCATRKRAGSFLNLCKSPAMACEVTLQPLERYDLDAAILFSDILTVPDAMGLGLYFAEGEGPRFERPLRDETEIMKLAAPDPAGELKYVTDAVSEIRRALDGRVPLIGFSGSPWTLACYMVEGGSSKDYQQIKTMAYARPELLHRILDVTADAVVAYLNAQIDAGAQAVMIFDSWGGVLSHAAYREFSLQYMEKIVAGLKKEADGRRVPSIVFTKGGGLWLEAMADIGCDALGLDWTIDIGEARRRVGDKVALQGNIDPSILFGTPERIASEARAVLDSFGNHPGHVFNLGHGISQYTPPEHVSVLVETVHAHSRSLRAQG from the coding sequence GGCTCATGCGCCAGGCCGGCCGCTACCTGCCCGAGTACTGCGCCACCCGCAAGCGCGCCGGCAGCTTCCTCAACCTGTGCAAGAGCCCGGCCATGGCCTGCGAGGTGACCCTGCAGCCGCTGGAGCGCTACGACCTGGATGCGGCGATCCTGTTCTCCGACATCCTCACCGTGCCCGACGCCATGGGCCTGGGCCTGTACTTCGCCGAAGGCGAGGGCCCGCGCTTCGAGCGCCCGCTGCGCGACGAGACCGAGATCATGAAGCTCGCCGCCCCCGATCCGGCCGGCGAGCTCAAGTACGTCACCGATGCCGTCAGCGAGATCCGCCGCGCCCTCGACGGCCGCGTACCGCTGATCGGCTTCTCCGGCAGCCCGTGGACCCTGGCCTGCTACATGGTCGAAGGCGGCTCGTCCAAGGACTACCAGCAGATCAAGACCATGGCCTACGCACGGCCGGAGCTGCTGCATCGCATCCTCGACGTCACCGCCGACGCCGTCGTCGCCTATCTCAACGCCCAGATCGACGCCGGCGCCCAGGCCGTGATGATCTTCGATTCCTGGGGCGGCGTGCTCTCCCATGCGGCCTATCGCGAGTTCTCCCTGCAGTACATGGAGAAGATCGTCGCCGGCCTCAAGAAGGAAGCCGACGGCCGTCGCGTGCCGTCCATCGTGTTCACCAAGGGCGGCGGCCTGTGGCTCGAGGCCATGGCCGACATCGGCTGCGACGCCCTCGGGCTGGACTGGACCATCGACATCGGCGAGGCCCGCCGTCGCGTCGGCGACAAGGTCGCCCTGCAGGGCAACATCGATCCGTCCATCCTGTTCGGCACCCCCGAGCGCATCGCCAGCGAAGCACGGGCCGTGCTCGACAGCTTCGGCAACCATCCGGGCCATGTCTTCAACCTCGGCCACGGCATCTCCCAGTACACGCCACCCGAGCATGTGAGCGTGCTGGTGGAGACGGTTCACGCCCACAGCCGCAGCCTGCGTGCACAGGGTTGA